A region of Ignavibacteriota bacterium DNA encodes the following proteins:
- a CDS encoding toprim domain-containing protein — protein sequence MSVKFEDFGVYGIDKNRFGEQRTTCPKCSSTRKATHKNIKCLSVNPDKGNWFCHHCGYSGGLFEKKEVKYFLPKPVSTNAISPTDKVYDWFTSRKITKEVINRNKITIEKVFLSQLGKEDWCICFNYYVGEILTNIKYRNSQKVFQQVKGGSKVFYKLNDLENQTDCIITEGEIDALSFEVAGFQNVVSVPDGGINPEVKQIQTKLDYLDNCSEYFKNMHRIYLATDSDAPGIRLREELARRLGKSRCWIVRYPNGCKDANDVLVKYGSNKLKECINNAELYPIEGIHYANDRRDELKDLYDNGFPNGAKSGYSNLDELITFYGSQLTIITGIPSHGKSNFMDQLMIKLAINHNWRWGIFSPENSTIEIHLLRLIEILVGKPFLKDYNNRMTFDEVETARDFINDHTYFILPDNEEYRLERILEAAGGLVLKHGIKGLILDPWNTLEHQYGSDSETIYTGKVLNQLKYFARIHDIHLFLVAHPRKMARKKDSKLFEVPTLYDISGSANWFNIADNGMVVYRQFSEDFTESYPIVYVQKVKHKFIGKTGFAKFDFDVSCQRYIEKDRHNIKNELDAYVDICPGGYPSSWMNDWENKNDDDVGF from the coding sequence ATGTCTGTTAAATTTGAAGATTTTGGTGTATATGGAATAGACAAAAACAGATTTGGAGAGCAAAGAACAACCTGTCCTAAATGTTCTTCAACTCGAAAAGCTACTCATAAGAATATTAAGTGCCTTTCGGTAAATCCCGACAAAGGAAATTGGTTCTGTCATCATTGCGGTTATTCGGGTGGTTTATTTGAAAAGAAAGAAGTAAAGTATTTCTTACCTAAACCTGTTTCAACTAATGCCATATCTCCAACAGATAAGGTCTATGATTGGTTTACTTCTCGAAAAATAACTAAAGAAGTTATCAATAGAAATAAAATCACTATTGAAAAAGTATTCTTATCTCAATTAGGCAAAGAAGATTGGTGTATATGTTTCAATTACTATGTTGGCGAAATTCTTACTAACATCAAATACAGAAATTCTCAAAAAGTATTTCAACAAGTAAAAGGTGGATCGAAGGTTTTCTACAAGCTAAATGACTTGGAGAATCAAACCGACTGTATTATAACCGAAGGAGAAATTGATGCTCTATCATTTGAAGTTGCAGGATTTCAAAATGTAGTTTCGGTTCCAGATGGAGGTATTAATCCTGAAGTAAAACAAATTCAGACAAAACTTGATTATTTGGACAATTGTTCTGAATATTTCAAGAATATGCACAGAATATATTTGGCTACGGATTCTGATGCTCCAGGAATAAGACTTCGTGAAGAATTGGCAAGAAGGCTTGGAAAGTCAAGATGTTGGATTGTTCGCTATCCTAATGGCTGCAAAGATGCAAATGATGTTTTAGTAAAGTATGGCTCTAATAAGCTCAAAGAATGCATAAATAATGCAGAACTTTATCCAATTGAAGGCATTCATTATGCAAATGACCGCCGTGATGAACTCAAAGACTTATACGATAATGGATTTCCAAATGGTGCTAAGTCAGGATATTCAAACCTTGATGAACTTATTACTTTCTACGGTTCTCAATTGACTATTATTACAGGAATTCCATCACACGGAAAAAGTAATTTTATGGATCAGTTGATGATAAAACTGGCAATTAACCATAATTGGCGTTGGGGAATATTTTCACCTGAGAACTCAACCATTGAAATTCATTTATTACGGCTTATTGAGATTTTGGTTGGCAAACCATTTCTAAAAGATTATAACAACCGAATGACCTTTGATGAAGTGGAAACTGCACGTGATTTTATCAATGACCATACTTATTTCATTTTGCCAGATAATGAAGAATATCGTTTGGAGAGGATTCTTGAAGCTGCAGGTGGATTAGTTCTGAAACATGGCATCAAAGGATTGATACTCGACCCTTGGAACACTCTTGAGCATCAATACGGCAGTGATTCTGAAACTATATATACGGGTAAGGTTCTGAATCAATTGAAGTATTTTGCAAGGATTCACGATATTCATCTATTCTTGGTGGCACACCCACGTAAAATGGCACGCAAGAAAGACAGCAAACTTTTTGAAGTACCAACTCTTTATGATATTTCTGGGTCTGCCAACTGGTTCAATATTGCCGACAATGGTATGGTAGTTTATCGGCAGTTCTCCGAAGATTTTACTGAAAGCTATCCTATTGTTTATGTTCAGAAAGTAAAACATAAGTTTATAGGTAAGACTGGATTTGCTAAGTTCGACTTCGATGTTTCCTGCCAAAGATATATTGAAAAGGACAGGCATAACATTAAAAATGAACTTGATGCTTATGTTGATATATGTCCAGGAGGATATCCAAGTTCTTGGATGAATGACTGGGAAAATAAGAATGATGATGATGTTGGGTTCTAA
- a CDS encoding TolC family protein: MRHLFVLFFICCTFSTMFGQENKIKGLTLQNALDIGLKNHPEIQAAHANISGSKGRYLSGISLPQPEIAYDNQFISPTNGLGNERTISVSQSFEFPSIYFLKGSKYSKAEEITYFQLKLIERNLTTKIKTAYYKVLAKQNQLKTAEENLLITEDFLKKSEIRQNVGEGTNLERLTAKVQFSEAQNNLEISKNELKTAFAELNYTLGFGNQTIDSVYSLQDSLHFVDYSLNTSQFNKIFEINNPQIKIAEINYDISNVEKSLAVSSYLPKINLAYLSQTLDNKSGFHGFNVGVSVPLWFMFEQNGKIQEASANQSISENILQLTKNDISINLKNSITDYENNLRQVKLYLEDILPQSEEIFRTASKSYEVGELTYLEYLKAKQTLNISKNNYNNAIFNYYQSIFKIEEIVGQNITNK, translated from the coding sequence ATGAGACATCTTTTTGTCTTGTTCTTCATATGCTGTACATTCAGCACTATGTTTGGGCAAGAAAATAAAATTAAGGGTTTAACTCTACAAAATGCACTGGATATAGGTTTAAAGAACCATCCTGAAATTCAGGCAGCTCATGCGAATATAAGTGGCTCTAAAGGGAGGTACTTAAGTGGAATTTCCTTACCTCAACCGGAGATAGCATATGATAATCAATTTATATCCCCTACCAATGGGTTAGGTAACGAAAGAACTATTTCTGTTTCTCAATCCTTTGAATTCCCGTCAATTTACTTTTTAAAAGGGAGTAAATACTCTAAAGCTGAAGAGATTACTTATTTTCAGCTCAAACTTATTGAGAGAAATCTCACTACTAAAATAAAGACTGCATACTATAAAGTACTTGCAAAACAAAATCAATTAAAAACAGCCGAAGAAAATCTATTAATAACAGAAGACTTCTTAAAAAAATCAGAAATAAGACAAAATGTCGGTGAAGGTACCAACTTAGAAAGACTTACTGCAAAAGTTCAATTTTCTGAAGCACAAAACAACTTAGAAATTTCAAAAAATGAACTAAAAACTGCATTTGCAGAATTGAATTATACTCTTGGATTTGGAAATCAAACAATAGATTCCGTATATTCTTTGCAAGATTCTTTACATTTTGTTGACTACTCATTAAATACGAGTCAATTCAATAAAATATTTGAAATAAATAATCCACAAATTAAGATTGCCGAGATTAATTATGATATATCAAACGTAGAAAAAAGTCTTGCTGTATCTTCTTATTTACCAAAAATAAATCTTGCATATTTATCTCAAACACTTGACAATAAAAGTGGATTCCATGGCTTTAATGTTGGTGTATCTGTTCCACTTTGGTTTATGTTTGAACAGAATGGCAAAATTCAAGAAGCAAGTGCAAATCAGTCAATTTCTGAAAATATTCTTCAATTAACTAAGAACGATATTTCAATAAATTTGAAAAATTCAATAACTGACTACGAGAACAACCTCAGACAAGTTAAACTTTATTTGGAGGACATTCTGCCACAATCGGAAGAAATTTTCAGAACTGCTTCAAAAAGTTACGAGGTAGGTGAATTAACCTATCTTGAATATTTGAAAGCTAAGCAAACTTTGAATATTTCAAAGAATAACTACAATAATGCCATCTTTAATTACTATCAATCCATATTTAAGATTGAAGAAATTGTTGGACAAAATATAACAAATAAATAA
- a CDS encoding efflux RND transporter periplasmic adaptor subunit codes for MKLNIKFLLVVIFQVFILIGCSEKENHKNEGKHEDEHESHKSEGKNDEDHEKHSKLVKLSQESLKLINIQTETVSLQTMTGFITIPATIVHNQDNEAQVGSLVQGRVQKVFVKIGDYVKAGQVLMTVEGLDIGTIKAGFLKAKANLDFTKSTYERQKKLFEEKIGSQKSLLESQAEYEKASAEFKAEDKRIHSIGLSDEDMLNSKSHDEHTSGTLPIKSPISGIVVERNIVLGQLIETNTNAFKVVNTSSVWIDGQVFEKDLNKFTQKTSAIFTSTVFPNENFTGKVIYIGQSIDEQTRTLLIRTEFSNNKNKLKPQMFGELKIPVGDNTQALLIPEEALIKEGDKYFVFIKESDTTFEQRFVSIGLPSNKRIEITDGLKEGEVVVSKGAFYLISEMKKEELEGHEH; via the coding sequence ATGAAATTAAATATCAAATTTTTATTGGTTGTTATTTTTCAGGTATTCATTCTCATAGGATGCAGCGAAAAAGAAAACCACAAAAACGAAGGAAAACATGAAGATGAACATGAAAGCCATAAAAGCGAAGGTAAAAACGATGAAGATCACGAAAAGCATTCGAAATTGGTAAAACTTAGTCAAGAATCGCTAAAATTGATAAATATTCAAACAGAGACTGTTTCTTTGCAAACTATGACCGGATTTATCACAATTCCAGCAACAATAGTACATAATCAAGATAATGAAGCACAAGTTGGATCATTAGTACAAGGAAGGGTGCAGAAAGTTTTTGTTAAAATAGGAGATTACGTAAAGGCTGGGCAAGTTCTTATGACAGTTGAAGGATTGGACATAGGAACAATTAAAGCTGGTTTCCTCAAGGCAAAAGCAAACTTAGATTTTACCAAATCAACTTATGAAAGACAAAAGAAATTATTTGAAGAAAAAATAGGTTCACAAAAAAGTTTATTAGAAAGTCAAGCTGAGTATGAAAAAGCATCAGCTGAATTTAAAGCAGAAGATAAGAGAATTCATTCAATCGGGCTATCTGATGAAGATATGTTAAACAGCAAATCACATGATGAACATACTTCCGGGACTCTACCTATCAAGTCACCAATAAGTGGAATTGTAGTTGAAAGAAACATTGTATTAGGTCAATTAATTGAAACGAATACAAATGCATTCAAAGTTGTTAATACAAGCTCGGTTTGGATTGATGGGCAAGTATTTGAAAAGGATTTAAACAAATTTACTCAAAAAACATCTGCAATTTTTACTTCTACAGTTTTCCCTAATGAAAATTTCACAGGTAAAGTAATCTACATTGGTCAATCAATCGATGAACAAACGAGAACCTTATTAATTAGAACTGAATTTTCAAACAATAAGAATAAATTGAAGCCACAAATGTTTGGTGAATTAAAAATACCAGTCGGAGATAACACTCAGGCATTGTTGATACCCGAAGAAGCTCTTATAAAAGAAGGGGATAAGTATTTTGTATTTATTAAAGAGTCTGACACAACCTTTGAGCAACGATTTGTTTCAATCGGTTTACCTTCAAATAAAAGAATTGAAATTACAGATGGATTAAAAGAGGGAGAAGTAGTTGTATCAAAGGGCGCTTTCTATTTGATTAGTGAAATGAAAAAAGAAGAATTGGAAGGGCATGAACACTGA